One window of Chryseobacterium indologenes genomic DNA carries:
- the sufB gene encoding Fe-S cluster assembly protein SufB, with translation MSKYTEDDLRVDLENKKYEFGWETKIDYEDFPIGLNEDIIRAISAKKEEPEWMTEWRLESFKIWLKMVEPNWANIKYEKPDFQAIRYYAAPKVKPELASLDEVDPELLKTFAKLGINIEEQKRLSGVAVDIVMDSISVKTTFQDTLAEKGIIFCSISEAIKNHPDLVRKYLGKVVPRGDNFYAALNSAVFSDGSFCYIPKGVKCPMELSTYFRINQAGTGQFERTLLVADEGSYVSYLEGCTAPSRDENQLHAAVVELIALDGAEIKYSTVQNWYPGNEEGKGGVFNFVTKRGLCERNAKISWTQVETGSAVTWKYPSCILKGDNSIGEFYSIAVTNNHQYADTGTKMIHIGKNTKSTIISKGISAGKSQNSYRGQVKVMPSAKGARNFSQCDSLLMGNECGAHTFPYIEIKDPTAQLEHEATTSKIGEDQIFYCNQRGIDTERAIALIVNGFSKEVLNKLPMEFAIEAQKLLEISLEGSVG, from the coding sequence ATGAGTAAATATACAGAAGACGATTTAAGAGTCGATCTAGAAAATAAAAAATATGAATTCGGTTGGGAAACCAAAATTGATTATGAAGATTTCCCGATCGGTTTAAATGAGGATATCATCCGTGCCATCTCTGCTAAAAAAGAAGAGCCGGAATGGATGACTGAATGGCGTTTGGAATCTTTCAAAATCTGGTTGAAAATGGTAGAGCCTAACTGGGCGAATATCAAATATGAAAAACCGGATTTTCAAGCAATCCGTTACTATGCTGCTCCTAAAGTAAAACCGGAACTGGCTAGTCTTGACGAGGTAGATCCTGAATTGCTGAAAACATTTGCAAAATTAGGAATCAATATCGAAGAGCAGAAAAGACTTTCAGGAGTTGCTGTAGATATCGTAATGGACTCAATTTCTGTGAAAACTACTTTCCAGGATACGTTGGCAGAGAAAGGAATTATTTTCTGTTCAATTTCTGAGGCCATTAAAAACCACCCTGATTTAGTAAGAAAATATCTTGGAAAAGTAGTTCCGAGAGGAGATAACTTTTATGCAGCATTGAATTCCGCAGTATTCTCTGACGGAAGTTTCTGTTATATTCCCAAAGGGGTAAAATGCCCAATGGAGCTTTCCACTTATTTCCGTATCAACCAGGCAGGAACAGGACAGTTTGAAAGAACGCTTCTTGTAGCTGATGAGGGAAGTTACGTTTCTTATCTTGAGGGCTGTACAGCACCGTCAAGAGATGAAAACCAGCTTCACGCAGCGGTAGTGGAACTTATCGCTTTAGACGGAGCTGAGATCAAATATTCTACCGTTCAGAACTGGTATCCAGGTAATGAAGAAGGTAAAGGAGGGGTATTCAACTTTGTAACGAAAAGAGGACTTTGCGAAAGAAATGCAAAAATCTCATGGACACAGGTGGAAACAGGTTCGGCAGTAACATGGAAATATCCGTCTTGTATCCTTAAAGGAGACAATTCTATCGGAGAGTTCTACTCTATCGCTGTAACGAATAACCACCAGTATGCAGATACAGGAACAAAAATGATCCATATTGGAAAAAATACCAAGTCAACGATCATTTCTAAAGGTATTTCTGCAGGAAAATCTCAAAACTCATACAGAGGACAGGTGAAAGTAATGCCTTCAGCAAAAGGAGCAAGAAACTTCTCACAATGTGACTCTTTATTGATGGGTAATGAATGTGGTGCACACACTTTCCCTTATATTGAAATCAAAGATCCTACTGCACAGTTAGAGCACGAGGCAACGACTTCAAAAATCGGGGAAGATCAGATTTTCTACTGTAACCAGAGAGGTATTG